One part of the Malus sylvestris chromosome 2, drMalSylv7.2, whole genome shotgun sequence genome encodes these proteins:
- the LOC126583222 gene encoding acidic leucine-rich nuclear phosphoprotein 32-related protein-like, giving the protein MDEIWERAVETALEGQTDHAAARALTLDGAVKCVQGRLPPPSLLEKFQNLQHLSIANVGVSSLEQFPRLQNLQKLILSDNRIAGGLEFLVEAGLDSLRDLDLSNNRIQQVEDLAPLAQLRLVSLDLYECPVTHVKDYRSRVFGLIKSLKYLDKMDADENERPESDDEEEEEEDEEDDPGSGEIDGEERPFEMTNGHSEAVEGVVDVGEDEESDADEEETVTAGRVNGTNHPAENGFRFAAAGEDGDEDEEEPDEDDENDSGEEIDEDGEDDDVVEVHEIEDSDDEEDGVEYDEDDDDDDDDEDDEEEEVDNDEGDLAEPESTGRLTSTEGEIDGHEQGEDDDADEDDNGETGEEEQLVEEGGEFEEEDGDEEEEDYGAGYLVQPVAQAEEEDAGGSDMDPGNDEGDGVEEEVEDEEDDKVQVLPPSSSSQPKRKRGGDADSDDNGEDDEEDDDVVEYSKSSKKHR; this is encoded by the exons ATGGACGAGATCTGGGAGCGAGCTGTTGAGACAGCGTTAGAGGGTCAGACGGACCACGCCGCGGCTCGAGCCCTAACCCTAGACGGCGCCGTTAAGTGCGTCCAGGGTCGCCTGCCCCCTCCGAGCCTTCTAGAGAAGTTCCAGAACCTTCAGCACCTCTCGATCGCAAACGTCGGTGTTTCATCCCTGGAGCAGTTCCCGAGGCTTCAAAATCTCCAGAAGCTCATCCTCTCCGATAACAGAATCGCCGGAGGCCttgaattcctcgttgaagccGGACTCGACTCGCTGAGGGACCTCGACCTCTCGAACAATCGGATTCAGCAGGTTGAAGATCTTGCGCCGCTCGCTCAGCTGAGGCTTGTCTCGCTTGATCTGTATGAGTGTCCGGTCACGCACGTCAAGGATTATCGATCTAGGGTTTTTGGATTGATAAAATCGTTGAAGTATTTGGATAAGATGGACGCGGATGAGAACGAGAGGCCGGAATCTGAcgacgaggaggaggaggaagaggacgAGGAGGATGATCCTGGGAGTGGTGAAATCGACGGTGAGGAGCGGCCGTTTGAAATGACCAATGGGCATAGTGAGGCGGTTGAGGGAGTTGTGGATGTTGGTGAGGATGAAGAGAGTGATGCGGATGAGGAGGAGACGGTGACTGCAGGCAGAGTGAACGGAACAAATCACCCGGCCGAGAACGGGTTTCGATTTGCTGCGGCTGGTGAAGATGGcgatgaggatgaggaggagcCCGATGAGGATGATGAGAATGATTCTGGTGAGGAAATCGATGAGGATGGCGAGGATGACGATGTGGTGGAAGTTCATGAGATTGAGGATAGTGATGATGAGGAAGATGGGGTTGAGTATGATGAGGATGACGACGATGACGACGATGATGAAGATGACGAGGAAGAGGAGGTGGACAATGATGAAGGGGATTTGGCAGAGCCGGAGAGTACAGGGCGGTTGACGAGCACGGAGGGAGAGATTGATGGGCATGAACAAGGGGAGGATGATGATGCAGATGAAGATGATAACGGAGAGACCGGGGAGGAAGAGCAGTTAGTAGAGGAAGGTGGAGAGTTTGAGGAGGAGGATGGTGATGAAGAG GAAGAGGACTATGGTGCGGGTTACTTGGTTCAACCAGTAGCACAAGCTGAGGAAGAAGATGCTGGCGGCAGTGACATGGACCCTGGAAACGATGAAGGAGATGGTGTAGAGGAAGAAgtggaagatgaagaagatgacaAAGTTCAGGTGCTACCCCCCTCCTCATCATCACAACCTAAGCGCAAGAGAGGCGGAGATGCGGATTCAGATGACAATGGAGAGGACGACGAGGAAGATGACGATGTGGTTGAGTACAGCAAGTCTTCGAAGAAGCATCGTTGA